The proteins below are encoded in one region of Pseudomonas sp. SCB32:
- a CDS encoding mandelate racemase/muconate lactonizing enzyme family protein: protein MKIVSLETHVVAVPPPHIGGMYWLFVKLKTDCGIEGVGEIYAASFHPKVMVPAIEDVFGRYLENQDPHHIERFFRRAYSSGFTQRPDLTMMGIVSGLEMACWDIIGKAANKPVYELLGGKVHERLRSYTYLYPKNTQGEYDYSDPDLAAECAIENMKLGFTAVKFDPAGPYTAFSGHQISLEVLERCETFCRKIREAVGSKCDLLFGTHGQMVPSSAIRLAKRLEKYDPLWFEEPIPPGQEDAMGQVAGKTSIPIATGERLTTKYEFFKLLQAGGASILQMNVGRCGGLLEGKKIASMAEAFYAQIAPHLYNGPIGAAASFQLAACTPNFLIQESIGTWDGFHAQVLKKPLQWEDGYIIPSSEPGLGVELDMDVVRAHSPYTGERLHLQMGPDPVDVRDNAPAKG, encoded by the coding sequence ATGAAGATCGTCTCCCTCGAAACCCATGTGGTTGCTGTTCCGCCGCCCCACATCGGCGGCATGTACTGGCTGTTCGTCAAGCTGAAGACCGACTGCGGCATCGAAGGCGTCGGCGAGATCTACGCCGCCAGCTTCCATCCCAAGGTCATGGTCCCGGCCATCGAAGACGTGTTCGGCCGCTACCTGGAGAACCAGGACCCGCACCACATCGAGCGCTTCTTCCGCCGCGCCTATTCGAGCGGTTTCACCCAGCGCCCCGACCTGACCATGATGGGCATCGTCAGCGGCCTGGAAATGGCCTGCTGGGACATCATCGGCAAGGCGGCGAACAAGCCGGTCTACGAGCTGCTCGGCGGCAAGGTCCACGAGCGCCTGCGCTCCTACACCTACCTGTACCCGAAGAATACCCAGGGCGAGTATGACTACTCCGATCCGGACCTGGCCGCCGAGTGCGCCATCGAGAACATGAAGCTGGGCTTCACCGCCGTGAAGTTCGACCCGGCCGGCCCCTACACCGCCTTCTCCGGCCACCAGATTTCCCTGGAAGTGCTGGAGCGCTGCGAGACCTTCTGCCGAAAGATCCGCGAGGCGGTGGGCAGCAAGTGCGACCTGCTGTTCGGCACCCACGGGCAGATGGTGCCGTCCTCGGCCATCCGCCTCGCCAAGCGTCTGGAGAAGTACGACCCGCTGTGGTTCGAAGAGCCGATCCCGCCGGGCCAGGAAGACGCCATGGGCCAGGTGGCCGGCAAGACCAGCATCCCGATCGCCACTGGCGAGCGCCTGACCACCAAGTACGAATTCTTCAAGCTGCTGCAGGCCGGCGGCGCGTCGATCCTGCAGATGAACGTCGGGCGCTGCGGCGGCCTGCTCGAAGGCAAGAAGATCGCCTCCATGGCCGAAGCCTTTTACGCGCAGATCGCCCCGCACCTCTACAACGGCCCCATCGGCGCGGCGGCGAGCTTCCAGCTGGCGGCCTGCACGCCGAACTTCCTGATCCAGGAAAGCATCGGCACCTGGGACGGTTTCCACGCGCAGGTGCTGAAGAAGCCGCTGCAGTGGGAAGACGGCTACATCATCCCGTCCAGCGAGCCCGGCCTTGGCGTCGAGCTGGACATGGACGTGGTGCGCGCCCACAGCCCCTACACCGGCGAGCGTCTGCACCTGCAGATGGGCCCGGACCCCGTCGACGTGAGAGACAACGCACCAGCCAAGGGCTGA
- a CDS encoding nitrate/nitrite transporter → MKRTISAQAIPMAAPANANLTRYIQLALLVLAAGAIYPMLYLRQVYQSTMLEALAINNSELGYLYSILGTAFLLSYLPSGWLADRLSPRFLISFSLIATGALGMWYALLPGFNTLLVIFCGFGITTGLTFWAALIKRVKMLAGEDEQGRFFGVLDGGRGLVEALLATVAIALFAYVTETRGEKNAQGLQLVIHLYAICCIVLGAALMLVRDPQKSGKDARTEKGNLLEDLRTLLRIPELWLVTAIVFCGYHFFWATYSFSAYLQEGGFGLSATAAGLITTIKLWMRPLGGIGGGWLGDRFTRTGVLTWAMLLAALGMIGLIVLPSLHVLAVLIFLVIFIGLMTYAIRGLYWAILDDCHIPLRVTGLAIGIISVLGYAPDAYLPLLNGYITDRFPGFVGYQIYFSYVVVMGLLGVVATLILNKRIQKRAKQA, encoded by the coding sequence ATGAAAAGAACAATAAGTGCACAGGCCATCCCCATGGCTGCGCCCGCCAACGCGAACCTCACCCGCTACATCCAGCTCGCCCTGCTGGTGCTCGCGGCGGGGGCGATCTATCCGATGCTGTACCTGCGCCAGGTGTATCAGAGCACCATGCTCGAAGCGCTGGCGATCAACAACAGCGAACTGGGCTACCTCTACTCGATCCTCGGCACCGCCTTCCTGCTCAGCTATCTGCCCAGCGGCTGGCTGGCGGACCGCCTGTCGCCGCGCTTCCTCATCAGCTTCTCGCTGATCGCTACCGGCGCCCTGGGCATGTGGTACGCCCTGCTGCCGGGCTTCAACACGCTGCTGGTGATTTTCTGCGGCTTCGGTATCACCACCGGCCTGACCTTCTGGGCCGCGCTGATCAAGCGGGTGAAGATGCTCGCCGGCGAGGACGAGCAGGGCCGTTTCTTCGGCGTGCTCGACGGTGGGCGCGGGCTGGTCGAGGCGCTGCTGGCGACTGTGGCCATCGCGCTGTTCGCCTACGTCACCGAGACCCGTGGGGAGAAAAACGCCCAGGGCTTGCAACTGGTCATCCATCTGTACGCCATCTGCTGCATCGTGCTCGGTGCCGCGCTGATGCTGGTGCGCGATCCGCAGAAGAGCGGCAAGGACGCCCGAACCGAGAAGGGCAACCTGCTGGAGGACCTCCGCACTCTGCTGCGCATCCCCGAACTCTGGCTGGTCACCGCCATCGTGTTCTGCGGCTACCACTTCTTCTGGGCCACCTACAGCTTCTCGGCCTACCTGCAGGAGGGCGGCTTCGGTCTCTCCGCCACCGCTGCCGGCCTCATCACCACAATCAAGCTGTGGATGCGCCCGTTGGGCGGTATCGGCGGCGGCTGGCTGGGCGACCGCTTCACCCGCACCGGCGTACTGACCTGGGCGATGCTGCTGGCGGCGCTGGGCATGATAGGCCTGATCGTGTTGCCGAGCCTGCACGTGCTCGCCGTACTGATCTTCCTGGTGATCTTCATCGGCCTGATGACCTACGCGATCCGCGGACTCTACTGGGCGATCCTCGACGACTGCCATATCCCGCTGCGTGTCACGGGCCTCGCCATCGGCATCATCTCGGTGCTGGGCTACGCCCCGGACGCCTACCTGCCGCTGCTCAACGGTTACATCACCGACCGCTTCCCCGGCTTCGTCGGCTACCAGATCTACTTCTCCTACGTCGTGGTGATGGGCCTGCTGGGCGTGGTCGCCACCCTGATCCTGAACAAGCGCATCCAGAAGCGAGCGAAACAAGCATGA
- the aldA gene encoding aldehyde dehydrogenase, which yields MRTDRNFIDGRFADASSAHIAVFDPATEQQVAQVPAATEADVRKAVEAAARAQRSWARLPAIERGEHLRRFAEALERNAERIGAALAAESGKSLADASSEAFYAGQITRYHAEWARRIEGEVIPSDSTDETILLQREPIGVVAALIPFNYPVYTFLRKVAPALITGNTVVVRPSNNTPTSAFEIARCAEEAGLPAGVLNVLTMNHDVAGVLCQQPQIGLITLTGSVGAGRIVLDYCKANIAKPSLELGGKTPAIIEADADLEKAAAAIVGSKTTHCGQLCTAIERVYVQASVHDRFLALLREKMAAVRIGNRAQDASRMGPMQNARARQDVHAKVQRALAEGAVLECGGVLPEGAGHFYPATLLSGCRQDMEIVQEEIFGPVLPVLSYETLDDALSMANDHQFGLSSVLFTENYRNAMKVANHIEAGEIYINRTPADPYQGFHAGWKRSGLGGDDGKHGMLEFTQTRLVVLKF from the coding sequence ATGCGTACAGATCGTAACTTCATCGACGGCCGTTTCGCCGACGCCTCCTCCGCCCATATCGCCGTGTTCGACCCGGCGACCGAGCAGCAGGTCGCCCAGGTGCCGGCCGCCACCGAAGCCGATGTGCGCAAGGCCGTCGAAGCCGCCGCCCGCGCTCAACGTAGCTGGGCCCGCCTGCCGGCCATCGAGCGTGGCGAGCACCTGCGCCGCTTCGCCGAGGCGCTGGAGCGTAACGCCGAGCGCATCGGCGCCGCCCTGGCTGCGGAGTCCGGCAAGAGTCTGGCCGATGCCAGCAGCGAAGCCTTCTACGCTGGCCAGATCACCCGCTACCACGCCGAATGGGCGCGTCGCATCGAAGGCGAAGTGATCCCCAGCGATTCCACCGACGAAACCATCCTGCTGCAGCGCGAGCCGATCGGTGTGGTCGCGGCGCTGATCCCGTTCAACTACCCGGTCTACACCTTCCTGCGCAAGGTCGCGCCGGCGCTGATCACCGGCAACACCGTGGTGGTGCGCCCGAGCAACAACACCCCGACCTCGGCCTTCGAGATCGCCCGTTGCGCGGAGGAGGCCGGCCTGCCCGCCGGCGTGCTGAACGTGCTGACCATGAACCACGATGTGGCCGGCGTGCTCTGCCAGCAGCCGCAGATCGGTCTGATCACCCTGACCGGCAGCGTCGGTGCCGGCCGCATCGTGCTCGACTACTGCAAGGCCAACATCGCCAAGCCGTCCCTGGAATTGGGCGGCAAGACTCCGGCGATCATCGAGGCGGACGCCGACCTGGAGAAGGCCGCCGCCGCCATCGTCGGCTCCAAGACTACCCATTGCGGCCAGCTGTGCACCGCCATCGAACGCGTCTACGTGCAGGCCAGCGTGCATGACCGCTTCCTCGCCCTGTTGCGCGAGAAGATGGCCGCCGTGCGCATCGGCAATCGTGCCCAGGACGCTAGCCGGATGGGGCCGATGCAGAACGCCCGTGCCCGCCAGGACGTACACGCCAAGGTCCAGCGCGCGCTGGCCGAAGGCGCGGTGCTGGAGTGCGGCGGCGTGCTGCCCGAAGGTGCCGGCCACTTCTACCCGGCGACTCTGCTGAGCGGCTGCCGCCAGGACATGGAAATCGTCCAGGAGGAAATCTTCGGTCCGGTGCTGCCGGTGCTGTCCTACGAGACTCTCGACGACGCGCTGAGCATGGCCAACGACCACCAGTTCGGCCTGTCCTCGGTGCTGTTCACCGAGAACTACCGCAATGCCATGAAGGTCGCCAACCACATCGAGGCGGGCGAGATCTACATCAACCGTACGCCCGCCGACCCCTACCAGGGCTTCCACGCCGGTTGGAAGCGCTCGGGCCTGGGCGGCGACGACGGCAAGCACGGGATGCTGGAGTTCACCCAGACGCGCCTGGTTGTCCTCAAGTTCTGA
- a CDS encoding LysR substrate-binding domain-containing protein, which translates to MKRKIPALNALKAFEVAGSTGSFTRAAELLNVTQSAVSRQVRQLEEQLGESLLVRRHHHLELTEAGRVLLRALQLSFDRIELTVRGIQQRHHLNRLRVNAPPTFALRWLLPRLSRLREAHPDLEVSLTTNLQDSLAQSSTLDCAIRFGNGEWDGLDSSLLMHERHIAVCAPSLLAQREEQDIDLRSMTLLHVLARDDQRFLTWRHWLDAAKIQGVDLRGGYEFDLLDMAIRAAIDGLGITIADRQMVARELAAGQLVQMLDVEVQGHQSYWWVSRPEQELPPHVQRFHEWLQQEVWMAERNLAGSGSFVSLS; encoded by the coding sequence GTGAAACGCAAGATACCGGCGCTGAACGCGCTGAAAGCCTTCGAGGTGGCCGGCAGCACCGGTAGCTTTACCCGTGCTGCCGAGCTGCTCAATGTGACCCAGAGCGCGGTCAGCCGCCAGGTGCGTCAGTTGGAGGAGCAGCTTGGAGAGTCCCTGCTGGTCCGTCGTCATCACCATCTGGAACTGACTGAAGCGGGGCGCGTACTGTTGCGCGCACTGCAGCTGTCGTTCGACCGCATCGAGCTGACCGTGCGCGGCATCCAGCAGCGTCACCACCTCAATCGCCTGCGGGTCAACGCGCCGCCGACCTTCGCCCTGCGCTGGCTGTTGCCGCGCCTGTCGCGCCTGCGCGAAGCGCATCCCGACCTGGAAGTGAGCCTGACCACCAACCTGCAGGACAGCCTCGCGCAGAGCAGCACGCTGGACTGCGCGATCCGCTTCGGCAATGGCGAATGGGACGGCCTGGACAGCTCGCTGTTGATGCACGAGCGGCACATCGCGGTGTGCGCGCCCAGCCTGCTGGCGCAGCGCGAGGAGCAGGACATCGACCTGCGCAGTATGACCCTGCTGCATGTGCTGGCCCGCGACGACCAGCGCTTCCTGACCTGGCGGCACTGGTTGGACGCAGCGAAGATCCAGGGCGTCGACCTGCGGGGCGGTTACGAGTTCGACCTGCTGGACATGGCCATTCGCGCGGCCATCGACGGCCTGGGCATCACCATCGCCGACCGGCAGATGGTGGCCCGCGAACTGGCAGCGGGGCAGCTGGTGCAGATGCTCGACGTCGAGGTGCAGGGGCACCAGTCCTACTGGTGGGTCAGCCGGCCCGAGCAGGAGCTGCCGCCCCACGTCCAGCGCTTCCATGAGTGGTTGCAGCAGGAGGTGTGGATGGCCGAGCGCAACCTGGCTGGATCGGGCTCCTTCGTCAGTCTTTCCTGA
- a CDS encoding LysR substrate-binding domain-containing protein, which produces MRNLPPLTMLRVFEEVARHRSFNRAADALNVTQGAVSRQIKQLEDYLGIRLFLRTPRGLTLTEAGGALSTHLEDAFDQIERALQAVRVPNLRQRLRILAPPTWGTRWLSPRLRGFLQRYPDINLSITNQFDADSHNELDCQIRFGLERAIHCHSELLVMERHLAVASPDLFEGDRPPELSAHPLLHILHEGKRLKVWENWLETVGRIDIDAASGIEFSTLDQVIHTALAGGGLAVIDRQMIERELVSGSLLPIAPVEVIGPYGYWLDIASDKLGLSKVERFQQWLNQERNP; this is translated from the coding sequence ATGCGCAACCTACCGCCCTTGACCATGCTCCGCGTCTTCGAGGAAGTCGCTCGTCATCGCAGCTTCAACCGTGCTGCCGATGCGCTGAACGTCACCCAGGGCGCGGTCAGTCGGCAGATCAAGCAACTGGAGGACTACCTCGGAATAAGGCTTTTCCTACGAACGCCCCGCGGTCTGACGCTGACCGAAGCCGGTGGGGCATTGTCCACGCATCTGGAAGATGCATTCGACCAGATCGAACGGGCCCTGCAGGCAGTGCGCGTCCCCAATCTGCGTCAGCGCCTGCGCATCCTCGCCCCACCGACCTGGGGAACACGCTGGTTGTCGCCGCGACTGCGAGGGTTTCTGCAGCGCTATCCGGACATCAACCTGAGCATCACCAACCAGTTCGACGCCGACAGCCACAACGAGCTGGATTGCCAGATCCGCTTCGGCCTGGAACGGGCCATTCACTGCCACAGCGAACTGCTGGTGATGGAGCGGCACCTGGCGGTCGCCAGCCCCGATCTCTTCGAGGGTGACCGACCGCCAGAACTGAGCGCCCATCCGCTGCTGCACATCCTTCACGAAGGCAAGCGCCTGAAGGTCTGGGAGAACTGGCTGGAGACCGTAGGCCGCATCGACATCGACGCTGCCAGCGGCATCGAATTCAGCACGCTGGATCAGGTCATTCACACGGCTCTGGCTGGCGGGGGACTGGCGGTGATCGACCGGCAGATGATCGAACGAGAACTGGTCAGTGGCAGCCTGTTGCCGATCGCCCCTGTGGAAGTGATCGGCCCCTACGGTTACTGGCTGGATATCGCCAGTGACAAGCTGGGTCTGTCGAAGGTGGAGCGCTTCCAGCAGTGGCTGAACCAGGAGAGAAACCCCTGA
- a CDS encoding efflux transporter outer membrane subunit yields MDARKLWLALAVSSVAGCMIGPDYQRPEVSVPSTFRAHLTNTSAGVAGPWWGQFGSPTLAALVNEGLTNNLDLQRATTRIEQFRGQLQTVRAGLFPQLGLGLGAQRGRRDQFVDTPFSSFDGVTNQYQSGMSASWEIDLWGRLRRQGEAASAQLLGAQYAQRGVALSLASSISEGYLNLLALDEQLAIAEQTAQARKDALDIFQKRYDRGVVRQLELSQAQNDYWSTQAAIPPLRSKIAAAENSLSVLLGRAPGPIVRSERLSSLRAPATPTVLPASLLSRRPDLLQAEQAVVASNAMVGAAEALYLPDLNLSGMIGFSRGESGQLFESASKIWNLALGINQTVFDAGAISGQVLQAKSQYQQSVLAYQGAVQSALADVNDALVDTRESAAQLTAVEQQISALQTYARQARRLYEGGYSTYLEVTTSEEKLFEGQLQEVNSRLASLNAFNALYLSVGGDVGADASLLVKPIAARGR; encoded by the coding sequence ATGGATGCCAGAAAACTGTGGTTGGCGCTGGCCGTGTCCAGCGTGGCGGGCTGCATGATCGGACCGGACTATCAGCGGCCGGAGGTCAGTGTGCCGTCCACCTTCAGGGCGCATCTGACGAATACCTCCGCTGGCGTGGCCGGCCCCTGGTGGGGGCAGTTCGGCTCGCCAACGCTGGCAGCACTGGTGAACGAAGGCCTGACCAACAACCTCGACCTGCAGCGTGCCACTACACGCATCGAGCAGTTCCGCGGGCAACTGCAGACCGTCCGCGCAGGCTTGTTCCCGCAACTCGGCCTGGGCCTGGGAGCCCAGCGTGGACGCCGCGATCAGTTCGTCGATACGCCGTTCTCGAGCTTTGATGGCGTTACCAATCAGTATCAGTCGGGGATGAGCGCCAGCTGGGAGATCGATCTGTGGGGACGGCTGCGCCGGCAGGGCGAAGCGGCAAGCGCGCAACTGCTGGGCGCGCAGTATGCGCAGCGTGGCGTGGCACTCAGCCTGGCCAGCTCGATCAGTGAAGGCTATTTGAATCTGCTCGCGCTGGATGAGCAGCTGGCTATCGCAGAGCAAACGGCGCAGGCGCGCAAGGATGCGCTGGATATCTTCCAGAAGCGTTATGACCGAGGTGTGGTTCGCCAGCTCGAACTCAGCCAGGCACAGAACGACTACTGGTCGACCCAGGCGGCCATTCCGCCACTGAGGTCAAAGATCGCCGCAGCGGAGAACTCACTGTCGGTTCTGCTCGGCCGTGCTCCGGGGCCTATCGTGCGCTCTGAGCGCTTGTCCTCGTTGCGCGCGCCGGCGACGCCGACAGTCCTGCCTGCCAGTCTGTTGTCACGGCGGCCGGACCTGCTGCAGGCGGAGCAGGCGGTAGTGGCGAGCAATGCGATGGTCGGGGCGGCAGAAGCGTTGTATCTGCCGGACCTTAACCTGTCGGGGATGATCGGTTTCAGCCGCGGTGAGAGCGGACAGCTGTTCGAGAGCGCATCGAAAATCTGGAACCTGGCGCTTGGCATCAACCAGACCGTATTCGATGCGGGTGCGATCTCCGGTCAGGTCCTGCAGGCGAAGTCCCAGTACCAGCAATCGGTGCTGGCCTACCAGGGAGCCGTCCAGTCGGCCTTGGCGGACGTGAACGACGCCCTGGTCGATACCCGTGAGTCGGCGGCACAGCTCACTGCTGTCGAGCAGCAGATCAGTGCGTTGCAGACCTACGCCAGGCAGGCGCGTCGATTGTACGAGGGGGGATATTCGACCTATCTGGAGGTCACCACCTCGGAAGAAAAACTCTTCGAAGGGCAACTGCAGGAAGTTAACAGTCGATTGGCGTCGCTGAACGCCTTCAACGCGTTGTACCTGTCGGTTGGCGGCGACGTCGGCGCGGATGCATCGTTGCTCGTCAAGCCTATAGCGGCTCGTGGGAGGTAG
- a CDS encoding efflux RND transporter permease subunit — protein sequence MLSRFCIERPIFAMVLSLIIIIAGGVSIFALPVAQYPDITPIQITVTATYPGADSQTIASTVAAPIETQVNGVDNMLYMQSVSSPTGQMTLNVYFDTGTDPDIAQVQVQNRVSQALAQLPQSVQQNGVNVQKRSSSFLMLLAIYSPDDSFDQQYVGNYANLYVLDAIKRIQGANQAQIMGDADLALRIWLKPDRMAELGITAADVQNAVSQQNQQFGAGNIGQAPSQGQMELTYPLVTPGRMKTAKDFEDIILRVDSTGTAIVRLGDVASAEIGLNQYTMRSSINGKTATLIAVYQQAGSNALEVSKNVRAALAEMSTTFPHGIDSVVSLDTTEFVRSSIHEVEVTLLIAIALVVMVVFVFLQSVRSTLIPVAAVVVAVVGTFGALLALGFSINLLTLFALVLAIGIVVDDAIVVVENVERNMEELKLSARDATVKAMEEVTGPVVAIVLVLCAVFVPVAFVSGTTGLLYRQFALTIACSVVISGFVALSLSPALASLILKPGQHARWKGFQWFNQAIDKLTHGYVGLVSLVVRRMVLALALFAVMLLCIWTLFSKIPTSFVPEEDQGYLLVAVMMPDSASLDRTEATTEQVASLFREHPAVQDASAISGYSFIDGQNQTNMGTVFINLKPSEQRKGFALSADGVIRALYPKLASIPQARVIPINPPSIPGLGTQGGFEFWVESRGNGDAKELQAATWKLIGAAAKRPELSGLISTFQASTRQMRISVDNSKAETLGVPMADVYGALQTQFGSSYVSQYVLGSRVWQVILQGAPQYRSSPTDLGYLYVKQKNDKMIPLSALVKTEFSSGPSLVTRFNNFPAAKITGSAAPGYSSGDAITAMQQLAAQELPAGYSYAWSGEAFEQNKSGNTTVLVFIFGIIMVFLILAAQYESWSLPLTVLSAVPFGIFGALVAIWARGIPNDVYFQIGLVTLVGLAAKNAILIVEFVILQRQAGLSPMDAVLKAAQLRLRPIIMTSLAFIFGAVPLAIATGAGANSRHSIGTGIIGGMLAATSLALLFVPLFSYLVERLGERKDKQKEAASTSVGVSEADSGTAPEAH from the coding sequence ATGCTTTCCCGCTTCTGCATTGAGCGCCCGATCTTCGCCATGGTGCTGTCGCTGATCATCATCATCGCCGGTGGCGTGTCGATCTTCGCGTTGCCTGTGGCGCAGTATCCCGACATCACCCCCATCCAGATCACTGTGACGGCGACCTATCCGGGCGCCGACTCGCAGACCATCGCATCCACCGTCGCAGCGCCCATCGAGACGCAGGTCAACGGCGTGGACAACATGCTGTACATGCAGTCGGTCAGCTCGCCCACGGGACAAATGACCCTGAACGTGTACTTCGATACCGGTACCGACCCCGACATCGCCCAGGTCCAGGTACAGAACCGAGTCAGCCAGGCGCTGGCGCAGTTGCCGCAGTCCGTCCAGCAGAACGGCGTCAACGTGCAGAAGCGCTCTTCCAGTTTCCTCATGCTGTTGGCCATCTATTCCCCTGATGACAGCTTCGACCAGCAGTACGTCGGCAACTACGCGAACCTGTACGTGCTGGATGCGATCAAGCGCATCCAGGGGGCGAACCAGGCACAGATCATGGGCGACGCCGACCTCGCCCTGCGCATCTGGCTCAAGCCCGACAGGATGGCCGAGCTGGGGATCACGGCGGCGGACGTGCAGAACGCCGTCAGCCAGCAGAACCAGCAGTTCGGTGCCGGCAACATCGGCCAGGCCCCTTCCCAGGGGCAGATGGAGCTGACCTATCCGCTGGTGACTCCGGGGCGGATGAAAACGGCCAAGGACTTCGAGGACATTATCCTGCGCGTCGACTCCACGGGGACGGCCATCGTTCGCCTGGGGGACGTCGCCAGCGCGGAAATCGGCCTTAACCAGTACACCATGCGCTCGTCCATCAACGGCAAGACCGCCACCCTGATCGCCGTCTACCAGCAGGCCGGCTCGAATGCCCTGGAAGTGTCGAAGAACGTTCGCGCGGCACTGGCCGAGATGTCCACGACTTTCCCGCATGGGATCGACTCCGTGGTCTCGCTGGATACCACGGAGTTCGTACGTTCCTCCATCCACGAGGTGGAGGTGACGCTGTTGATCGCCATCGCGCTGGTGGTGATGGTGGTGTTCGTCTTCCTGCAGAGCGTGCGCAGTACCCTGATTCCAGTTGCCGCGGTGGTCGTGGCGGTGGTGGGTACTTTCGGCGCCTTGCTGGCACTGGGTTTCTCCATCAACCTGCTGACGCTTTTCGCCTTGGTGCTGGCCATCGGCATCGTCGTGGACGACGCGATCGTCGTCGTGGAAAACGTCGAGCGGAACATGGAGGAGCTCAAGCTCAGCGCCCGCGATGCAACCGTGAAGGCCATGGAGGAAGTGACCGGGCCGGTGGTCGCCATCGTGCTGGTTCTCTGTGCCGTGTTCGTCCCCGTGGCCTTCGTCAGCGGTACGACCGGCCTGTTGTATCGGCAGTTTGCCCTGACCATCGCCTGCTCGGTGGTGATTTCCGGCTTCGTCGCCCTGAGCTTGTCGCCGGCGCTGGCCTCACTGATTCTCAAGCCCGGCCAGCATGCCCGCTGGAAAGGCTTCCAGTGGTTCAACCAGGCAATCGACAAGCTGACTCACGGCTACGTCGGCCTGGTGTCCCTGGTGGTCCGGCGCATGGTGCTGGCACTGGCGCTGTTTGCGGTGATGCTGCTGTGCATCTGGACGCTCTTCTCGAAGATCCCGACCAGCTTCGTTCCCGAAGAGGACCAGGGTTACCTGCTGGTGGCCGTGATGATGCCGGACTCGGCGAGCCTCGATCGCACCGAGGCTACCACCGAACAGGTGGCCTCCCTGTTCCGCGAACACCCTGCCGTACAGGATGCCTCGGCGATTTCCGGTTACAGCTTCATCGACGGGCAGAACCAGACCAACATGGGAACGGTGTTCATCAACCTGAAGCCGTCCGAGCAGCGCAAGGGCTTCGCGCTTTCCGCCGACGGTGTGATCAGGGCGCTTTATCCGAAGCTGGCGAGCATTCCCCAGGCAAGGGTCATCCCCATCAACCCGCCGTCGATTCCCGGTCTGGGCACCCAGGGCGGTTTTGAATTCTGGGTGGAAAGCCGTGGCAATGGCGACGCCAAGGAATTGCAGGCAGCGACCTGGAAACTCATCGGCGCCGCTGCCAAGCGCCCGGAGCTGTCTGGCCTGATCAGTACCTTCCAGGCGTCCACCCGGCAGATGCGGATTTCCGTCGACAACTCGAAGGCGGAGACCCTCGGCGTTCCGATGGCTGATGTCTATGGCGCGCTCCAGACTCAGTTCGGCTCCTCGTACGTCAGCCAGTATGTCCTGGGCAGCAGGGTGTGGCAGGTGATCCTGCAGGGTGCCCCGCAGTACCGCAGTTCACCGACCGACCTGGGCTATCTGTACGTGAAACAGAAGAATGACAAGATGATCCCCCTGTCCGCGCTGGTGAAGACGGAGTTCAGCTCCGGCCCGAGCCTGGTAACCCGCTTCAACAACTTCCCCGCCGCCAAGATTACTGGCAGCGCGGCCCCGGGCTACAGCTCAGGCGATGCCATCACGGCCATGCAGCAACTCGCCGCTCAGGAGCTTCCTGCCGGCTACAGCTATGCGTGGAGCGGCGAGGCGTTCGAGCAGAACAAGTCGGGCAATACCACGGTGCTGGTGTTCATCTTCGGCATCATCATGGTGTTCCTGATCCTGGCGGCACAGTACGAATCCTGGTCGCTGCCGCTGACGGTACTCAGCGCCGTGCCATTCGGCATCTTCGGCGCGTTGGTGGCGATCTGGGCGCGTGGCATTCCCAACGACGTTTACTTCCAGATCGGCCTGGTCACCCTTGTGGGGCTGGCGGCGAAGAACGCGATCCTGATCGTGGAGTTCGTCATCCTCCAGCGCCAGGCGGGGCTCTCGCCCATGGACGCGGTTCTCAAGGCCGCCCAGCTGCGCTTGCGCCCCATCATCATGACCTCCCTGGCGTTCATTTTCGGTGCGGTTCCGCTGGCCATCGCCACGGGGGCGGGGGCGAATTCCCGTCATTCCATCGGTACCGGCATCATTGGCGGGATGCTCGCCGCCACCAGTCTGGCGCTGCTGTTCGTGCCGCTGTTCTCCTACCTCGTCGAGCGGCTTGGCGAGCGGAAGGATAAGCAGAAGGAGGCTGCCTCGACATCCGTCGGCGTAAGCGAAGCCGATAGCGGCACTGCCCCGGAGGCCCACTGA